Sequence from the Fundulus heteroclitus isolate FHET01 chromosome 7, MU-UCD_Fhet_4.1, whole genome shotgun sequence genome:
GCCGTTTGTTTCgctttgcatgtaggccaaaagtTTAACTGCAGTCctatctgaccaaagcaccttgTACCACAGGTTTGCTTTATATATTGCGTGGCTCTCGTTTTGCATTCTTCCATAGAGGCCAGCTTCTAATACTTAATGTAACTGGAGCTGTGGCTTTCTGCAGGCTGAGCACTGACGTCATGCTGTGGTAGATTTGCACTCTTTCGGTTTCCGACTGAGGCGGATCGGTGCTTTGGCTGACCAAAGTTTGAgacaatgttttattccccaatTCTGCTTTGAACTTCATCGCAACGCcgtccctgacctgtctgctggtcGATCACTAATGTTCATCAAAAAAAGCCTCTGAGGGCAGAAACAGAAGAGCTGGATGTCGACGGAGACCGAGTGGCAACCAGGTGGATGCTGTTACGCTGCTTCTGGTCGCCCTGGGTCTTAATTTGGAGTTTAAGAGATAAAAGTGGACGAATAcaaatacatgccacacttttcagattattggtgaattaatgaaataaaatgcagaaaccaTGAATCGTCCtgccttccacttcacaacggTGAACTACTTTGTTTTAACCTGTCACAccagtacaaaaaaaatgttagtgGTTGAGACAAAACGTGGAAATGTCCAAAGGTTTAAAATCATTATACGAGGCACTGTAACGCATGTATTCCTTTTCTTCTATTTACATGATTTATAAACAGTAATTATTGTCCACAAACCTCTTCATCTGGTCCTCCTCCTTGAAACCTCAGGTTCCACCCTCCCAGCGTCGTCGGAGTGATGGGAAGCGCCGCAGCCTCAGCCAAACTCCTCGGCCTGTCTCCGTCTCAGTGCAGTCACGCGCTGGCCATCGCCGCCTCCTCGGCCGGGGCGCCTTTAGCCAACGCCGCCACTCAGACCAAACCTCTCCACATAGGGAACGCGGCCCGGAGAGGCCTGGAGGCCGCCCGGCTGGCGCGGACAGGACTGGAGGGGAACCCGGCCGTCCTGGACGTGGACAGCGGGTTGGGGGTGTACTACAAGGACTACAGCCCGTCTGCGATGCCCGACTGCGCTTCCGGGGCCTTCAGGTGGATCCTGGAGGATCAGGATGTGGCCTTCAAGCGCATCCCCGCTCACCTGGCCATGCACTGGCTGGTGGACGCCGCGTTGGCAGCCAGCGCAGAGCTCCAGGAGACGGTGTGGAGCTTTGACCCGAGCCAGATCCGACGGGTCACCCTGAGAGTGCCTCCATCCAAGTACATCGACGTCCCGCTGCCCACCACGGAGCACCAGGCCCGGCACTCGTTCCAGTTCAACGCCTGCTCGGCCCTGCTGGACAACAAAGTGACGGTCGCCTCCTTCGACCCGGCTCAGATCAACCGGCCCGCTCTGCGGGAGCTCCTGTCTAAAGTGGAGGTGACGACGCCCGCAGATAACCGGCCCAGCTTCGACGACATGTACTGCGAGGTCCAGGTAGAGACGGCTCAGGGGGGGAGCTGCACGGCCCGGTGCAACACCTTTTACGGCCACTGGAGGAAGCCGCTGAGTCAGCAGGACCTGGTGGAGAAGTTCTGCGCCAACGCGTCCTCGGTGCTGAGCTCAGAGGGAGTGGAGGGGGTGATCGATGTGGTGGGGAACGTTGAGAGGGTGCCGGAGTGCTCGGTGTTGGGCTCGTATCTGAGGATGACCAGCGACGCACACCAGCGGGTGTACAGCACAAGGAAGCTCTGACTGTGACGGGTTTAACgccacgtgtgtgtgtgtgtgtccaatCTTGTaagaaaattaaaccaaaaactatgtatttatatattttattcccGAGTGTCTGGTGTGAAATAAACTCAAATGCAATgcaagttttatttattgagtCTCAGAAAATAGATGAACAAATGACTCCGATAGAGTAcaatgaaatatgaaataaagcCATTCTGTCTAAATTTAAATTCAACTAGCATGGCCTAGCCAGAATTAACCCCTAAAAGCTAACATTTAGAGAGTAACCTTTTTATAATTGAATTAGAATTTCCTTAGCATCAGCTCAGCAGGCGTCTACAAAAAT
This genomic interval carries:
- the acod1 gene encoding cis-aconitate decarboxylase codes for the protein MLRKGITDSFGAAIHALGPSQLTDGVIHRSKRMMLDTLGVGLLGTRTAVFNKALKYSQTFTSEQRSSVWGRSDLTLPPCYAAFVNGIAVHSMDFDDTWHPATHPSGAVLPALLALAEQLPSRPSGLDLLLAFNVGIEVQGRLLRFSREAYNIPERFHPPSVVGVMGSAAASAKLLGLSPSQCSHALAIAASSAGAPLANAATQTKPLHIGNAARRGLEAARLARTGLEGNPAVLDVDSGLGVYYKDYSPSAMPDCASGAFRWILEDQDVAFKRIPAHLAMHWLVDAALAASAELQETVWSFDPSQIRRVTLRVPPSKYIDVPLPTTEHQARHSFQFNACSALLDNKVTVASFDPAQINRPALRELLSKVEVTTPADNRPSFDDMYCEVQVETAQGGSCTARCNTFYGHWRKPLSQQDLVEKFCANASSVLSSEGVEGVIDVVGNVERVPECSVLGSYLRMTSDAHQRVYSTRKL